CCTGTATTGCCTATACGATCGGTAAGCCGGAACTGGCCAATAACGGTACCTTTGTTGGAATATTCTCTATTGTAATTTACTGGGGGGCTACGCTGCTGGCTTTCAAAGGAACGGAACTGATCAGTAAGGTAACCAGCTATGGTTTCATTTTAGGTACTGTTATACCAGGTGTCGTTATAATCCTCATCGCTATCATATATATTTTCAAGGGAGAAGAAATACAATTTTTGCATCCCAGAGAAAATGTTGCTTCTATTGTAAAAGATGTTGGTGGAACATTGCACCCACGCTGGGTTCCCAATATTCAAAGCATGGGTGATATCGCTTTCCTGGCGGGTATTCTGTTACTGTTTGCCGGTGTGGAAGTACATGCGGTAAATGCAGAAAAATTACCTGATCCGCAGAAGGATTTTCCAAAAGCTATAGGACTGGCGGGTATTATCATCTTTGCGTTGTTCACCTTTGGTTCGCTGGCGGTGGCTACTGTATTGCCTTATGATCAGATAGATTTACAAGCTGGATTGATGGAGGCTTTCAGGTTTATTTTCGATAAGAATGGCGTGCCGTGGGCTACCAGTATCATTGGCATATTGGCGGCTTTTGGGGTGCTGGCAGGGGTTACTTCCTGGATTGCGGGGCCCAGCCGTGGTTTGCTGTGGACGGCCAAAGAAGGTGTGTTGCCTCCATTCTGGTCTAAAACAAATAAAAACGGTATCCAGATAAATATTCTGATAGTACAGGGTTGTATCGTTACCGTACTATCATCACTGTACTTCGTCATGGATAATGTGAGTGTTGCATTCTTCCTGTTAAGTGCGCTCACCATTGGTTTATACCTGATTATGTATCTGATGATGTATGCGGTAGGTATTAAGCTGAGATATACAGACCCGGATTTGCCAAGGTCGTACAAGGTGCCTGGCGGAAACGGCGGCATGTGGTTTTTTGCAGGTATTGGTTTTGTGGCTACGCTGTTCTCCTTTGTGGTGGCGTTTTTCCCGCCAACGCAGCTGCCTGTCGGAAGTCCGGCTTCCTATGTGGCAATGGTGGCAGGAGGAACAATCATCTTTGTGGCTATCCCACTGCTCATTGCCAAA
This window of the Chitinophaga sp. Cy-1792 genome carries:
- a CDS encoding APC family permease yields the protein MASASAKITTTSLALMTAAAVISLRGLPMMAKEELTMFFYIGFATFLYLIPASLVAAELGSAFSSKGGGVYTWIKAGYGSRMGFLAIWLQWIQNVVWYPTVLAFAAACIAYTIGKPELANNGTFVGIFSIVIYWGATLLAFKGTELISKVTSYGFILGTVIPGVVIILIAIIYIFKGEEIQFLHPRENVASIVKDVGGTLHPRWVPNIQSMGDIAFLAGILLLFAGVEVHAVNAEKLPDPQKDFPKAIGLAGIIIFALFTFGSLAVATVLPYDQIDLQAGLMEAFRFIFDKNGVPWATSIIGILAAFGVLAGVTSWIAGPSRGLLWTAKEGVLPPFWSKTNKNGIQINILIVQGCIVTVLSSLYFVMDNVSVAFFLLSALTIGLYLIMYLMMYAVGIKLRYTDPDLPRSYKVPGGNGGMWFFAGIGFVATLFSFVVAFFPPTQLPVGSPASYVAMVAGGTIIFVAIPLLIAKEPHTHL